GGCGGGCCCGGGCGATGTCCTTCGGCGAGAGGGCGTTGCCGCCCGCCTCCTCGCAGGTCCCGAGCATCGCCATCCCGGGATCGAACACCTCGACCTTGTCGCCGCTGCGCCCGGAATCGATGTCGCCCTTCAGCATCGCCGCGTTGGGATTAGGAGCATCGAGGGGCGCCGGGGGGTCGGCGCGCTGGGCCGACAGGTGCGGCGGAACGTCGGTTTCGTAGCTCATGGGCATCGCTCTCGGATTCGGCGCGGTCGTCGCCGCGGGGTTCGTACCTGGACTACGCCCGTCGCGGGTCGAAGTTCGCGGCGTCCCGCGGCGCGACGGGCGACCGGTCCCTGCAGCGGCGCCCGATCGCGCTGCAATCGGGCGCCGCCCTCGGTCTGTGGCCGCCGCATTGTCTGCGACGAACCGGTCTCACGTCAGTCGGGACATGCTCTAGCGGGTGATCCGGCTCGGGGAGATCGGGTCGCTCGCCGGGAAGGTCTCCTCGATTGCCTCGTCCAGCAGGCGCTCCTGGCGGGCCTGGAAATCCTCCCCGGGCCTCCGGGGTCCGGGCGCGGAGGCTGCCGCGCGATCGGAAAGGGGTTGGCCGCGGCGGGGGCCGTCCCGCTCGCCCCGTTCGCGCGTCGGCGTACGCGACGGGACGGACGCGCCGCCGAGCAGGCCGGAACGCCAGGCCAGCAGCCCCGCGCCGGCGATCGCGAGGCCGGCCACGGCCGCGACGACGAGGTCGCCCGATCCGCCGGACGCGCCCGAACCCCGCCCTGCCGTGCGAAGGACGCGGCTGCGCGCCCGCACGAACGCCGTCGCCGCCTCGCGGATCTCCTGCTCGGAGAGAACCCGGCGGGCCAACGGCACGAGTTCGTGCCAGTGCCGGTGCAGGTGCCGGTCGACCCCGTAGGTCACGTCCTCGAACGTGTTCAGCCAGCCGGATGCCGGCCGGCGGGTCCGCGCGAGGCGGTCGAGGTCTCCCATGACCTCCTCGTGCTCGCGCCGCAGCCCCTCGACCAGCGCACGCGCCTCGGCGTACCGGTCGAGCAGCGTCAGCAGGCCGGCATCGACCGAGACGGCGTGGGCGTGGAGTTCGTCGAGAAGGTCGGACAGCAACCGCTCGCGGCTTCGCACCACGCCGGGACCGTTGAGCGCGTTCGGGATCTCGCGGATGAGCTGTGCGATGTTCGCGTGATCGCGTTCAATCAGTCGCCAGATATCCATGCGTAAACGCCTTTCTCGATGACTCACAACTCGGCCTCACAACTCGATCGATCTCGGGACGTTCCCGATTGTCTCCCATCCCGGTCGCGTCCTTGACCTCGGCCTCAGCCATACCCGAACAACGAGACGCGGCCGAACTCGGTCATGGACCGGAACGAGCGGAAGCGGCGGCCGGTCGCGGCTCGCCCCCACGCCCCGCGACGCCGGCCGGCGGTGTGCTGCCGGCGGGCGTCGCGTCAGGATCGGTCCGGTCCCGGCTCGGCTTCGGACGGCGCACCGGACGTCACGGCGCCGTCCGGAGCGATCTCGGCCCCGGCCGGCGGCGGCCCGATGCCGGTCGGATCGGTGGCGGGCGGCGTCGGGGCCGGGGGCCTTCCGCCGGCCGGCGGCGGTTCGTCGTCGGGCATCGTCATCTCCCTCGACGTTCGTGCGTCGTCGATCGGTGTGCCGGTCCCGTCAGCGCGGGCTGTAGAGGGCCGCGTAGGCCACGAGGGCGATCACCGCCACGACGAGCGCCAGGCCCAGCAGTGCGGGCCGCACCCGGTTCGTGGTGCGCTCGGGCTTGTGACTCGGTGGGGCCATGGCACGTCTCCGTCGGTCGTCACCGCCCAACGCAGAATACTCCCCAAGGGTTCTTACGGCGAAAGGTTCTCACGATGGATCGCGCTTCCGCGACAGGCTTGGGGCGCGGCAAGCCTGTCGCGCGGCGGGGATCGGCCGGACCGGGATCGGTCCCGGAACGGTCCTAGCGGGCGTGCATTGGCCGAGGGCGAGACGCACTCATCTCGCGATCTCCTCGATGACGAGGCGTCCGGTCCGGTCCGAACCCGTGCGGACGCCTCGTTGTTCTCGCGAAATCGCAGGATGGTACGGAACGATGCAGCGCAATATGAATTGTTGCAATGCAGCATCGCGGCCTGGCCGTGGTGCCGCAGCCCTCCTAGGGCGTTTCCTCCCTGACTGAAGCCGCTCGCGAGAGCGGCTTCTTTTTTGCTTTTTGCGACGATCCCCGTCGGCGCGCGGGCGGCTCTCGAGGACCGTGGCCCCGCGAGATCGCCGCTACCCCGCGCTCCGGTTTCGCGCTATGGCCTGCCTGGCCCGTCCGGCCGCGGTCGCGCCTCCCAGGAATTTCGATCCGGCATCATGGCGCACGATGGAAACTCGCTTCAGTTCGATCTGGAGGAAGTCGCGCCGGGCGAGTTCATCATCGCGGTCGCCTGGCGGGAGA
The sequence above is drawn from the Methylobacterium terrae genome and encodes:
- a CDS encoding hemerythrin domain-containing protein, producing MDIWRLIERDHANIAQLIREIPNALNGPGVVRSRERLLSDLLDELHAHAVSVDAGLLTLLDRYAEARALVEGLRREHEEVMGDLDRLARTRRPASGWLNTFEDVTYGVDRHLHRHWHELVPLARRVLSEQEIREAATAFVRARSRVLRTAGRGSGASGGSGDLVVAAVAGLAIAGAGLLAWRSGLLGGASVPSRTPTRERGERDGPRRGQPLSDRAAASAPGPRRPGEDFQARQERLLDEAIEETFPASDPISPSRITR